A genomic region of Chaetodon auriga isolate fChaAug3 chromosome 11, fChaAug3.hap1, whole genome shotgun sequence contains the following coding sequences:
- the ppp1r21 gene encoding protein phosphatase 1 regulatory subunit 21 isoform X1, with product MANVTDLQTKYSKLAQEYSKLRAQNQVLKKAVVDEQASSVSLKEQLKQRDQSLRKQEQEMDSLSFRNQQLAKRVELLQEELAVSEAKGKKGKNRGDSPSQHGLETQSVFDEDLQKKIEENERLHIQFYEADEQHRRQEAELKARLQELEKDSEQHQAVVDGLTVKYMDTIERLQSDKARLEVKAQTLEREAKECRMRTEECQQQLRRCQSELNRQVKQSSSVIQEKVPFNDTKFSDYNSLNVPPHNRRHQLKARDLAGQALSFIQDLVAALLNFHSYTEQRVHIYPRDSSIEPISPLNQKFSQYLHENAAYVRPLEDSFLHLHQSITEDTVTVLETVVKLKSFADNFSSYTHFLQKILPYQLKSLEEECEAPLCTAALTVKNQELQSDMKRVTSVFEKLQSYINILALPSVRQDAMPQSSTSAVFTQLAACLHSLHDAIKEMSKHYNQKASLEQELPTVTQKLCTTTECLLGSLGSLTSSTGKIATFFSNNLDFFASSGYSPRGSTATLNPLQAESMLANKKKAAAYMHAVKKPRPQSVPYREALSNRRILTSSTESREGLTQQVQQSQEKIARLEQEKEHWLLEAQLGKVRLEKENQRIADLEAQLAAALGGSPNSQAAAASTLAQSHEEAEKEQKAAGKETTLCTSLVGMLCTTPTVEHVGDEESREQLIKTHYMTRVGELTTQLQISDSKAVHFHSECRALAKRLAIAEKSRESLSEEVKLANQNITRLQDELATTKRSYEDQLSMMSDHLCSMNETLSKQREEIDTLKLGSKGNAKKNKGR from the exons ATGGCTAACGTTACAGACCTGCAAACAAAATACAGCAAGCTGGCACAGGAGTACTCCAAG CTCCGTGCCCAGAACCAGGTGCTGAAGAAGGCAGTTGTGGATGAGCAGGCCAGCTCTGTCTCCCTAAAG GAGCAGTTGAAGCAGAGGGACCAGAGCCTGaggaagcaggagcaggagaTGGACAGTCTCAGCTTCAGGAACCAACAGCTGGCCAAGagagtggagctgctgcaaGAGGAGCTAGCTGTTAGTGAAGCCAAGGGCAAAAAGGGGAAG AATAGGGGAGACTCTCCCTCACAGCATGGCCTGGAGACTCAGAGTGTTTTTGATGAGGACCTGCAGAAGAAGATCGAAGAAAACGAGCGGCTTCATATCCAA TTCTACGAAGCAGACGAGCAgcacaggaggcaggaggctgagctgaaggcacgactgcaggagctggagaaagacTCCGAGCAGCACCAGGCTGTTGTGGATGGACTCACAGTCAAGTACATGGACACAATCGAGCGGCTGCAGAGTGACAAAGCACGTTTAGAG GTGAAAGCACAGACGCTGGAGAGGGAAGCGAAAGAGTGCAGAATGCGAACAGAAGAGTG tcagcagcagttgAGGCGGTGCCAGTCAGAGCTGAACAGACaggtgaaacagagcagcagtgtgatcCAGGAGAAAGTGCCCTTCAATGACACCA AATTTAGTGACTACAACAGCCTAAATGTGCCACCACACAATCGAAGGCACCAG CTTAAAGCCCGGGACCTGGCAGGTCAGGCGCTGAGCTTTATTCAGGACCTTGTGGCTGCTCTGTTGAACTTCCACTCATACACAGAACAGAGAGTGCACATCTATCCGCGGGACTCCTCCATTGAGCCCATCTCTCCTCTGAACCAGAAG TTTTCTCAGTATCTACATGAGAATGCAGCCTATGTGCGCCCCCTGGAGGACAGCTTCCTGCACTTACACCAAAGCATCACGGAGGACACGGTCACAGTGCTG GAGACTGTGGTCAAGCTGAAGAGCTTTGCTGATAATTTCTCCTCATACACCCACTTTCTGCAAAAGATTCTTCCCTACCAGCTGAAAAG CCTGGAAGAAGAGTGCGAGGCACCTCTTTGTACCGCTGCCCTTACTGTGAAAAACCAGGAGTTGCAGAGTGACATGAAGAGAGTAACTTCTgtgtttgagaagctgcagagctACATTAACATTTTGGCCTTACCCA GTGTTCGTCAGGATGCcatgccacagagcagcacctcAGCGGTCTTCACCCAGCTGGCTGCCTGCCTACACAGTCTTCACGATGCCATTAAAG aGATGTCAAAGCACTACAACCAGAAGGCCAGCCTGGAGCAGGAGCTCCCCACTGTCACCCAGAAGCTGTGTACCACAACAGAGTGCCTGCTTGGATCTTTGGGCTCTCTGACCAGCAGCACTGGCAAG atcgCCACTTTCTTCAGCAACAACTTGGACTTCTTCGCATCATCAGGCTACAGTCCAAGAGGCAGCACAGCTACCCTCAACCCTTTGCAAGCCGAGAGTATGCTTGCCAACAAAAAGAAAGCAGCTGCCTATATGCATGCTGTCAAAAAG CCCAGGCCACAGTCCGTTCCATACAGAGAAGCCCTGTCCAACCGTCGTATACTCACCAGTTCGACCGAGAGCAGAGAAGGTCTCACTCAGCAG GTACAGCAGAGCCAGGAGAAGATCGCTcggctggagcaggagaaggagcaCTGGCTCCTGGAGGCCCAGCTGGGGAAGGTGCGGTTGGAAAAGGAGAACCAGCGCATTGCGGACCTGGAAGCGCAGCTCGCGGCAGCTCTAGGGGGAAGTCCGAACTCgcaagcagctgcagccagcacaCTCGCACAGAGCcatgaggaggcagagaaagagcagaaagctGCAGGGAAAGAGACAACGCTGTGCACTAGTCTG GTTGGCATGTTGTGCACAACACCTACGGTTGAACAC GTGGGAGACGAGGAGTCCAGAGAGCAGCTGATAAAGACTCACTACATGACCAGAGTAGGAGAGCTCACCACCCAGCTCCAGATTTCAGACAGCAAAGCTGTGCACTTTCACTCTGAG TGTCGAGCTTTGGCCAAGAGATTAGCCATCGCAGAAAAATCACGGGAGTCTCTGAGCGAGGAGGTCAAACTGGCTAATCAGAACATCACGCGTTTGCAG GATGAGCTGGCTACGACGAAGAGGAGCTATGAAGACCAGCTCAGCATGATGAGCGACCACCTGTGTAGTATGAACGAGACTTTGAGCAAGCAGAGAGAAGAAATCGACACGCTCAAACTGGGCAGCAAG GGAAATGCCAAAAAGAACAAAGGACGCTAG
- the ppp1r21 gene encoding protein phosphatase 1 regulatory subunit 21 isoform X2, with translation MANVTDLQTKYSKLAQEYSKLRAQNQVLKKAVVDEQASSVSLKEQLKQRDQSLRKQEQEMDSLSFRNQQLAKRVELLQEELANRGDSPSQHGLETQSVFDEDLQKKIEENERLHIQFYEADEQHRRQEAELKARLQELEKDSEQHQAVVDGLTVKYMDTIERLQSDKARLEVKAQTLEREAKECRMRTEECQQQLRRCQSELNRQVKQSSSVIQEKVPFNDTKFSDYNSLNVPPHNRRHQLKARDLAGQALSFIQDLVAALLNFHSYTEQRVHIYPRDSSIEPISPLNQKFSQYLHENAAYVRPLEDSFLHLHQSITEDTVTVLETVVKLKSFADNFSSYTHFLQKILPYQLKSLEEECEAPLCTAALTVKNQELQSDMKRVTSVFEKLQSYINILALPSVRQDAMPQSSTSAVFTQLAACLHSLHDAIKEMSKHYNQKASLEQELPTVTQKLCTTTECLLGSLGSLTSSTGKIATFFSNNLDFFASSGYSPRGSTATLNPLQAESMLANKKKAAAYMHAVKKPRPQSVPYREALSNRRILTSSTESREGLTQQVQQSQEKIARLEQEKEHWLLEAQLGKVRLEKENQRIADLEAQLAAALGGSPNSQAAAASTLAQSHEEAEKEQKAAGKETTLCTSLVGMLCTTPTVEHVGDEESREQLIKTHYMTRVGELTTQLQISDSKAVHFHSECRALAKRLAIAEKSRESLSEEVKLANQNITRLQDELATTKRSYEDQLSMMSDHLCSMNETLSKQREEIDTLKLGSKGNAKKNKGR, from the exons ATGGCTAACGTTACAGACCTGCAAACAAAATACAGCAAGCTGGCACAGGAGTACTCCAAG CTCCGTGCCCAGAACCAGGTGCTGAAGAAGGCAGTTGTGGATGAGCAGGCCAGCTCTGTCTCCCTAAAG GAGCAGTTGAAGCAGAGGGACCAGAGCCTGaggaagcaggagcaggagaTGGACAGTCTCAGCTTCAGGAACCAACAGCTGGCCAAGagagtggagctgctgcaaGAGGAGCTAGCT AATAGGGGAGACTCTCCCTCACAGCATGGCCTGGAGACTCAGAGTGTTTTTGATGAGGACCTGCAGAAGAAGATCGAAGAAAACGAGCGGCTTCATATCCAA TTCTACGAAGCAGACGAGCAgcacaggaggcaggaggctgagctgaaggcacgactgcaggagctggagaaagacTCCGAGCAGCACCAGGCTGTTGTGGATGGACTCACAGTCAAGTACATGGACACAATCGAGCGGCTGCAGAGTGACAAAGCACGTTTAGAG GTGAAAGCACAGACGCTGGAGAGGGAAGCGAAAGAGTGCAGAATGCGAACAGAAGAGTG tcagcagcagttgAGGCGGTGCCAGTCAGAGCTGAACAGACaggtgaaacagagcagcagtgtgatcCAGGAGAAAGTGCCCTTCAATGACACCA AATTTAGTGACTACAACAGCCTAAATGTGCCACCACACAATCGAAGGCACCAG CTTAAAGCCCGGGACCTGGCAGGTCAGGCGCTGAGCTTTATTCAGGACCTTGTGGCTGCTCTGTTGAACTTCCACTCATACACAGAACAGAGAGTGCACATCTATCCGCGGGACTCCTCCATTGAGCCCATCTCTCCTCTGAACCAGAAG TTTTCTCAGTATCTACATGAGAATGCAGCCTATGTGCGCCCCCTGGAGGACAGCTTCCTGCACTTACACCAAAGCATCACGGAGGACACGGTCACAGTGCTG GAGACTGTGGTCAAGCTGAAGAGCTTTGCTGATAATTTCTCCTCATACACCCACTTTCTGCAAAAGATTCTTCCCTACCAGCTGAAAAG CCTGGAAGAAGAGTGCGAGGCACCTCTTTGTACCGCTGCCCTTACTGTGAAAAACCAGGAGTTGCAGAGTGACATGAAGAGAGTAACTTCTgtgtttgagaagctgcagagctACATTAACATTTTGGCCTTACCCA GTGTTCGTCAGGATGCcatgccacagagcagcacctcAGCGGTCTTCACCCAGCTGGCTGCCTGCCTACACAGTCTTCACGATGCCATTAAAG aGATGTCAAAGCACTACAACCAGAAGGCCAGCCTGGAGCAGGAGCTCCCCACTGTCACCCAGAAGCTGTGTACCACAACAGAGTGCCTGCTTGGATCTTTGGGCTCTCTGACCAGCAGCACTGGCAAG atcgCCACTTTCTTCAGCAACAACTTGGACTTCTTCGCATCATCAGGCTACAGTCCAAGAGGCAGCACAGCTACCCTCAACCCTTTGCAAGCCGAGAGTATGCTTGCCAACAAAAAGAAAGCAGCTGCCTATATGCATGCTGTCAAAAAG CCCAGGCCACAGTCCGTTCCATACAGAGAAGCCCTGTCCAACCGTCGTATACTCACCAGTTCGACCGAGAGCAGAGAAGGTCTCACTCAGCAG GTACAGCAGAGCCAGGAGAAGATCGCTcggctggagcaggagaaggagcaCTGGCTCCTGGAGGCCCAGCTGGGGAAGGTGCGGTTGGAAAAGGAGAACCAGCGCATTGCGGACCTGGAAGCGCAGCTCGCGGCAGCTCTAGGGGGAAGTCCGAACTCgcaagcagctgcagccagcacaCTCGCACAGAGCcatgaggaggcagagaaagagcagaaagctGCAGGGAAAGAGACAACGCTGTGCACTAGTCTG GTTGGCATGTTGTGCACAACACCTACGGTTGAACAC GTGGGAGACGAGGAGTCCAGAGAGCAGCTGATAAAGACTCACTACATGACCAGAGTAGGAGAGCTCACCACCCAGCTCCAGATTTCAGACAGCAAAGCTGTGCACTTTCACTCTGAG TGTCGAGCTTTGGCCAAGAGATTAGCCATCGCAGAAAAATCACGGGAGTCTCTGAGCGAGGAGGTCAAACTGGCTAATCAGAACATCACGCGTTTGCAG GATGAGCTGGCTACGACGAAGAGGAGCTATGAAGACCAGCTCAGCATGATGAGCGACCACCTGTGTAGTATGAACGAGACTTTGAGCAAGCAGAGAGAAGAAATCGACACGCTCAAACTGGGCAGCAAG GGAAATGCCAAAAAGAACAAAGGACGCTAG